From Juglans regia cultivar Chandler chromosome 8, Walnut 2.0, whole genome shotgun sequence, the proteins below share one genomic window:
- the LOC109009153 gene encoding uncharacterized protein LOC109009153 yields MEWRKCYLDVVLIPLGFFLTIAYHAWLWHKVRKQPLTTIIGTNATGRRFWVSAIMKDNDKKNILAVQSLRNTIMGSTLMATTSVLLCCGLAAVISSTYSVKKPLNDTVYGAHGEFMVALKYVTLLTVFLFSFFCHSLSIRFINQVNILINTPQGPTSIVTPEYVSELLEKGFVLNSVGNRLFYVGLPLLLWVFGPVLVFLCYVTMVPVLYNLDFVLGSGKRKYDNDDSV; encoded by the exons atggAATGGAGAAAATGCTATCTGGATGTGGTACTGATACCGCTAGGGTTTTTTTTAACGATTGCTTATCATGCCTGGTTATGGCATAAGGTTCGCAAACAACCACTCACGACCATCATCGGTACAAATGCTACCGGACGGCGTTTTTGGGTTTCTGCCATTAtgaag GACAATGACAAAAAGAACATCCTGGCAGTGCAATCGCTCAGGAACACAATCATGGGCTCAACCCTAATGGCCACAACGTCAGTACTCCTCTGCTGTGGCCTGGCAGCCGTGATAAGCAGCACATACAGCGTGAAGAAACCGCTCAACGACACTGTTTATGGGGCCCACGGAGAATTCATGGTGGCTTTGAAATATGTGACACTCCTAACAGTTtttctcttctcatttttctGCCACTCTCTCTCCATTAGGTTCATAAACCAAGTGAACATTCTCATCAACACTCCACAGGGCCCCACCTCCATAGTGACCCCAGAGTACGTGTCCGAACTCTTGGAGAAGGGCTTCGTGCTCAACAGTGTGGGAAACAGGCTCTTCTATGTAGGACTCCCTCTCCTGCTTTGGGTATTTGGTCCTGTACTAGTCTTCTTGTGTTATGTAACCATGGTGCCAGTGCTTTACAACCTCGACTTTGTGCTTGGAAGTGGAAAGCGAAAATATGATAACGATGACTCTGTTTGA